The following is a genomic window from Bacillota bacterium.
CTCAAGGCGATCCCGGTATGTACTTATATATTGTCCGCAGCGGGAGAGTGAAGCTATACACTGTTTCAGCCGAGGGCCGGCAGCAAATCATAAGAATCCTAGAACACGGGGACTTTTTTGGCGAATTGGCCTTGTTTCAGGATCGACAGCAATTGTGCTATGCCGAAGCCATGGAGGACAGCGGCATTTGCTTGCTACCCCGGGATGATTTTCGAGCTCTTTTAGAACGAAAACCAAAAATCGCCCTTTCTTTGCTTACTGCCATGAGCGCTCGGCTAGCCCAGGCGGAGAAATTCATCAGTGATCTTACGCTGAAAAATGTAGAGGAACGGTTGGCCTCCTGGCTGCTGGTAATGGCCCAAAAAGGAGTTGCGACTTTGGACGGTATCCGGATAACATTGGATCTTACCCGGGAAGAACTGGCCCATCTGTTAGGTACCACCATCGAGACTGTAAGTCGGCGGTTAAACGCGCTACAGGCAGAAGGCGTGATTACCCTCAGCGGACATCGCACTATTTTTATTATAGACAGTGAGAAACTTAGCGATTTAGTTGGCTATTAGGTGGGAGAAAGCTCGCCAATAAGTCGGAAACTCCTGAGCTGGCCTGTGTCGATGGGGAACGGGCGACCGCAGAGGGTCGCCCCTACATGATGGCCCGAACATGCAGGCTTACTGGTAGGGGAGGGCCTCCGCGCCCTCCCGAAAAACATAACGTGCAGATTCTTATATGGGTACGGCCTCTGTGCCCGCCTGCATCTGGAAGCAGTGCTAAGTTAATAGTGCGAGGGAATAACCCGGTTTTTGACTTAAGTCAAGGTTTGAATCCCTTCCGGCGTGTTATCCTAAGGCTGCCGAACAAACGGTACTTAAAATAGGCAGCTGGGCTGCCGGAAGGAGGAAGCAAAATGCAAGAGTTAACATTACAGTTGGGGGATCTGGCTTGCCCGAGTTGTGCCCAGACAATTGGGCAAATACTAAAGAGGCAAAAAGGAGTAAAAGACGCGGCAGTAGCCTTTACCACCAGCCGGGTCAAGGTCACCTTTGATCCGGAAGCCATAACTATCGAGCAGATCGAAAAGGCCATTGAAAAGACCGGCTACAAAGTCCAAGCCTGTTTGTAAAGGGTGATAGTTATGCAGCACACTTTCTTATCGGGAGCTTTGATCGCCCTAGGCTGGGTCCTGGGGCGCCTCTTCCCCCAGAATCCGGCTACGGATGTCCTTATGATAATAGCGGCAGTTATTGCCGGTTGGCGTATCGCCAAGAGTGCTTGGCAGGCCTTGCGTTTTCGGGTGTTGGGTATTCCTGCTTTGGTAACGCTGGCAGCTATCGGGGCTATTGCCATCGGCGAATACTGGGAGGCAGCGGTAGTAACCTTCTTGTTTGCCCTGGGGTCTTATCTGGAGGCTCGGACCCTAGATAAGACCAGGGGAGCCTTGCGTGAGCTGTTAGAGATGGCTCCACAGGTGGCTCGGGTAAAGCGGGGCACGGACGAAGAAGAAATTCCGGCCGCCGAAGTGAAGGTTAAAGACGTGGTTGTTGTTCGCCCCGGGGAAAAGATTCCGGTGGATGGGCAGGTTGTTACCGGCGAAGCCACAGTGAACCAAGCTGCCATCACCGGTGAGTCGGTACCGGTGGAGAAAGCTGTTGGGGATAAAGTCTTTGGCGGGACCATTAACGAAGCTGGTTATTTAGAAATAGAGACGGAAAAAGCCGGAGAGGA
Proteins encoded in this region:
- a CDS encoding Crp/Fnr family transcriptional regulator → MSHCNKCPNTDHVCARRVPIFSSLDPAGLLEVNSLIRHGEYEKGELLFSQGDPGMYLYIVRSGRVKLYTVSAEGRQQIIRILEHGDFFGELALFQDRQQLCYAEAMEDSGICLLPRDDFRALLERKPKIALSLLTAMSARLAQAEKFISDLTLKNVEERLASWLLVMAQKGVATLDGIRITLDLTREELAHLLGTTIETVSRRLNALQAEGVITLSGHRTIFIIDSEKLSDLVGY
- a CDS encoding heavy-metal-associated domain-containing protein codes for the protein MQELTLQLGDLACPSCAQTIGQILKRQKGVKDAAVAFTTSRVKVTFDPEAITIEQIEKAIEKTGYKVQACL
- a CDS encoding HAD-IC family P-type ATPase, with the protein product MQHTFLSGALIALGWVLGRLFPQNPATDVLMIIAAVIAGWRIAKSAWQALRFRVLGIPALVTLAAIGAIAIGEYWEAAVVTFLFALGSYLEARTLDKTRGALRELLEMAPQVARVKRGTDEEEIPAAEVKVKDVVVVRPGEKIPVDGQVVTGEATVNQAAITGESVPVEKAVGDKVFGGTINEAGYLEIETEKAGEDTTFARIIALVEAAQQEKPRTQELLERFAHYYTPGIMIISLLTFLITGNPVIALTLLVIACPGALVIA